The Anguilla anguilla isolate fAngAng1 chromosome 4, fAngAng1.pri, whole genome shotgun sequence genome has a window encoding:
- the impa2 gene encoding inositol monophosphatase 2 isoform X1, with translation MTSMESDKCWQECMDVAVQIARRAGQMVREAVKQEKRVSTKSTPADLVTEADRQVEEVIISTLRERFPSHRFIGEESSAAGEKCILTDSPTWIIDPIDGTCNFVHSFPMVAVSIGFAVRKELEFGVIYHCFEETLYTARKGHGAFCNGLRLQVSKEKDVSKALILTEIGAKRDPKTLKIFSGNIEKFLSAPTHGLRIIGSSTLSLCYIATGAANAYYQYGLHCWDIAAAAVIIREAGGVVIDTSGEFCLHRAKSGDPSTSCPAGSSRRGPRRSPVSSSSSWSQSATSETTTTLAPSRCRLNVDLGPVPRLSFSASYLQSENPAKPGISPVHSKIVSVQSTLSKYVWSLVDSNVLLELNFYCVP, from the exons ATGACCTCAATGGAGAGCGACAAGTGCTGGCAAGAATGTATGGACGTTGCTGTTCAAATAGCACGTAGGGCTGGACAG ATGGTCAGGGAAGCAGTCAAACAGGAAAAGCGTGTGAGCACCAAGAGCACACCGGCTGACCTGGTGACAGAGGCTGACCGTCAGGTAGAGGAAGTGATCATATCCACCCTCAGAGAGAGGTTCCcatcacacag ATTCATTGGTGAGGAGTCATCTGCTGCTGGGGAAAAATGCATTCTAACAGACAGCCCCACCTGGATAATTGATCCCATTGATGGAACCTGTAATTTTGTCCACAG TTTTCCCATGGTGGCCGTAAGCATTGGATTTGCAGTGAGAAAAGAG cTTGAATTTGGCGTCATATACCATTGCTTTGAAGAGACCTTGTACACTGCTAGGAAAGGCCATGGGGCATTTTGCAATGGTCTAAGGCTTCAGGTATCAAAGGAAAAAG ATGTGTCCAAAGCCCTGATTTTAACAGAAATAGGAGCCAAGAGAGACCCCAAAACACTCAAGATCTTTTCAGGAAACATTGAGAAGTTTCTGAGTGCACCTACTCATGG GCTCAGGATAATTGGCAGCTccacactgtcactgtgctACATAGCCACTGGAGCAGCTAATGCCTATTACCAGTATGGGCTGCATTGCTGGGACATTGCGGCAGCGGCGGTCATCATCCGGGAAGCTGGGGGAGTGGTGATTGACACCTCAGGCGAGTTTTGTCTGCACAGGGCAAAAAGT GGGGACCCCTCGACCTCATGTCCCGCCGGGTCATCGCGGCGGGGACCCAGGAGATCGCCAGTTTCATCGTCCAGCAGCTGGAGCCAATCAGCTACGAGCGAGACGACCACGACGTTGGCGCCCAGTCGTTGTAGACTGAACGTAGACTTGGGACCAGTTCCCCGTCTCTCATTCTCAGCCTCTTACCTCCAATCAGAAAATCCTGCCAAACCTGGAATCAGtcctgtacacagtaaaattgtCAGTGTTCAGTCAACTCTTTCCAAGTACGTATGGTCCCTAGTGGACTCAAATGTACTTTTAGAGTTGaatttttactgtgtaccaTAA
- the impa2 gene encoding inositol monophosphatase 2 isoform X2 yields the protein MVREAVKQEKRVSTKSTPADLVTEADRQVEEVIISTLRERFPSHRFIGEESSAAGEKCILTDSPTWIIDPIDGTCNFVHSFPMVAVSIGFAVRKELEFGVIYHCFEETLYTARKGHGAFCNGLRLQVSKEKDVSKALILTEIGAKRDPKTLKIFSGNIEKFLSAPTHGLRIIGSSTLSLCYIATGAANAYYQYGLHCWDIAAAAVIIREAGGVVIDTSGEFCLHRAKSGDPSTSCPAGSSRRGPRRSPVSSSSSWSQSATSETTTTLAPSRCRLNVDLGPVPRLSFSASYLQSENPAKPGISPVHSKIVSVQSTLSKYVWSLVDSNVLLELNFYCVP from the exons ATGGTCAGGGAAGCAGTCAAACAGGAAAAGCGTGTGAGCACCAAGAGCACACCGGCTGACCTGGTGACAGAGGCTGACCGTCAGGTAGAGGAAGTGATCATATCCACCCTCAGAGAGAGGTTCCcatcacacag ATTCATTGGTGAGGAGTCATCTGCTGCTGGGGAAAAATGCATTCTAACAGACAGCCCCACCTGGATAATTGATCCCATTGATGGAACCTGTAATTTTGTCCACAG TTTTCCCATGGTGGCCGTAAGCATTGGATTTGCAGTGAGAAAAGAG cTTGAATTTGGCGTCATATACCATTGCTTTGAAGAGACCTTGTACACTGCTAGGAAAGGCCATGGGGCATTTTGCAATGGTCTAAGGCTTCAGGTATCAAAGGAAAAAG ATGTGTCCAAAGCCCTGATTTTAACAGAAATAGGAGCCAAGAGAGACCCCAAAACACTCAAGATCTTTTCAGGAAACATTGAGAAGTTTCTGAGTGCACCTACTCATGG GCTCAGGATAATTGGCAGCTccacactgtcactgtgctACATAGCCACTGGAGCAGCTAATGCCTATTACCAGTATGGGCTGCATTGCTGGGACATTGCGGCAGCGGCGGTCATCATCCGGGAAGCTGGGGGAGTGGTGATTGACACCTCAGGCGAGTTTTGTCTGCACAGGGCAAAAAGT GGGGACCCCTCGACCTCATGTCCCGCCGGGTCATCGCGGCGGGGACCCAGGAGATCGCCAGTTTCATCGTCCAGCAGCTGGAGCCAATCAGCTACGAGCGAGACGACCACGACGTTGGCGCCCAGTCGTTGTAGACTGAACGTAGACTTGGGACCAGTTCCCCGTCTCTCATTCTCAGCCTCTTACCTCCAATCAGAAAATCCTGCCAAACCTGGAATCAGtcctgtacacagtaaaattgtCAGTGTTCAGTCAACTCTTTCCAAGTACGTATGGTCCCTAGTGGACTCAAATGTACTTTTAGAGTTGaatttttactgtgtaccaTAA
- the impa2 gene encoding inositol monophosphatase 2 isoform X3 produces MTSMESDKCWQECMDVAVQIARRAGQMVREAVKQEKRVSTKSTPADLVTEADRQVEEVIISTLRERFPSHRFIGEESSAAGEKCILTDSPTWIIDPIDGTCNFVHSFPMVAVSIGFAVRKELEFGVIYHCFEETLYTARKGHGAFCNGLRLQVSKEKDVSKALILTEIGAKRDPKTLKIFSGNIEKFLSAPTHGLRIIGSSTLSLCYIATGAANAYYQYGLHCWDIAAAAVIIREAGGVVIDTSGGPLDLMSRRVIAAGTQEIASFIVQQLEPISYERDDHDVGAQSL; encoded by the exons ATGACCTCAATGGAGAGCGACAAGTGCTGGCAAGAATGTATGGACGTTGCTGTTCAAATAGCACGTAGGGCTGGACAG ATGGTCAGGGAAGCAGTCAAACAGGAAAAGCGTGTGAGCACCAAGAGCACACCGGCTGACCTGGTGACAGAGGCTGACCGTCAGGTAGAGGAAGTGATCATATCCACCCTCAGAGAGAGGTTCCcatcacacag ATTCATTGGTGAGGAGTCATCTGCTGCTGGGGAAAAATGCATTCTAACAGACAGCCCCACCTGGATAATTGATCCCATTGATGGAACCTGTAATTTTGTCCACAG TTTTCCCATGGTGGCCGTAAGCATTGGATTTGCAGTGAGAAAAGAG cTTGAATTTGGCGTCATATACCATTGCTTTGAAGAGACCTTGTACACTGCTAGGAAAGGCCATGGGGCATTTTGCAATGGTCTAAGGCTTCAGGTATCAAAGGAAAAAG ATGTGTCCAAAGCCCTGATTTTAACAGAAATAGGAGCCAAGAGAGACCCCAAAACACTCAAGATCTTTTCAGGAAACATTGAGAAGTTTCTGAGTGCACCTACTCATGG GCTCAGGATAATTGGCAGCTccacactgtcactgtgctACATAGCCACTGGAGCAGCTAATGCCTATTACCAGTATGGGCTGCATTGCTGGGACATTGCGGCAGCGGCGGTCATCATCCGGGAAGCTGGGGGAGTGGTGATTGACACCTCAG GGGGACCCCTCGACCTCATGTCCCGCCGGGTCATCGCGGCGGGGACCCAGGAGATCGCCAGTTTCATCGTCCAGCAGCTGGAGCCAATCAGCTACGAGCGAGACGACCACGACGTTGGCGCCCAGTCGTTGTAG